From a single Gimesia fumaroli genomic region:
- a CDS encoding thioredoxin domain-containing protein codes for MKFLTTVILSFVVLSGSASAAAPNGVLLDFTATWCGPCQKMSPLISRLKREGYPIKKVDVDQQPELARRFNVSSIPAFVLVVEGREVARSVGATTESNLRRMLARIPAKEAQAPANSKKEDSVIFAANERKAGQSEEAPIQLAQNETKPKKKSLGFNIPFLNRSKEAEESVPVEEPVIRAQFGDAAGDHLVESPQAPVVNDWRASTVRIRVKDRKGMDLGSGTIIHSAVGRTLIMTCSHIFSELKNDSVIEVDVFQGEKFETYVGTLVRYNMEGDVGLISIPTSGIVAAAKVAAIEHEVNAGDTVASIGCNGGELPTLEKIKVTELNRFLGPDNIECTGMPVQGRSGGGLFDRSGRLVGVCFAVDKDDKRGLYAGLPVVHKLLDDAKLTALYKRQPEIEESAPEVKLAMAESRQEMRAEPNQALLDEFLEQAMPSQSVTSATTGNPDLSQLQAALDQTGEAEVVCIIRPLNKPQSASRVVIINKASSKFVSYLSGEVSNQPQPTSARFQPDKVLTHKPHSQQRMRDERISRSLPRVASVQRQSRSQQQEEPTFRPPSSFKQTAQKASVSNQQQRAKIEQVKQRLERYRRSEGSRR; via the coding sequence ATGAAGTTTTTGACGACAGTCATTTTATCATTTGTAGTTTTATCCGGTTCAGCCAGTGCTGCAGCTCCCAACGGAGTGCTGCTGGATTTCACAGCGACCTGGTGTGGTCCGTGTCAGAAAATGAGCCCGTTGATTTCGCGTTTGAAGCGTGAAGGTTATCCGATTAAAAAGGTTGACGTCGATCAGCAGCCAGAATTGGCGCGTCGCTTTAACGTTTCCAGCATTCCGGCATTTGTGCTGGTGGTTGAAGGTCGGGAAGTCGCCCGGTCTGTGGGTGCGACGACGGAAAGCAATCTGAGACGGATGCTGGCTCGGATTCCTGCTAAAGAGGCACAAGCACCTGCGAATTCTAAAAAAGAGGACTCGGTGATTTTTGCTGCGAATGAGAGAAAAGCAGGTCAGTCTGAGGAAGCACCCATTCAACTGGCACAAAACGAGACCAAACCAAAAAAGAAATCGCTCGGATTCAATATTCCCTTTTTAAATAGATCGAAAGAAGCGGAGGAATCGGTGCCTGTAGAAGAGCCTGTGATCCGGGCTCAGTTCGGCGATGCTGCCGGCGATCATTTGGTGGAGTCACCACAGGCTCCGGTCGTGAATGACTGGCGTGCGAGCACGGTGCGGATTCGCGTCAAAGATCGAAAAGGGATGGACCTGGGGTCCGGAACGATCATTCACAGTGCCGTGGGGCGAACTTTGATTATGACCTGCAGTCACATCTTCAGTGAATTGAAGAACGATTCCGTGATCGAAGTCGATGTCTTTCAAGGCGAGAAATTCGAAACGTACGTAGGCACACTGGTGCGATATAATATGGAAGGTGATGTCGGACTGATCTCGATTCCAACTTCAGGCATTGTTGCTGCTGCAAAAGTTGCTGCCATCGAACATGAAGTCAATGCCGGCGATACAGTCGCCAGTATCGGGTGTAACGGCGGTGAACTGCCGACACTGGAAAAGATCAAGGTGACCGAACTGAATCGGTTCTTAGGACCTGACAATATTGAATGTACGGGGATGCCCGTGCAGGGACGTTCCGGCGGCGGCTTGTTCGATCGGTCAGGCCGACTGGTGGGCGTCTGCTTTGCCGTTGATAAAGATGACAAACGTGGCTTGTATGCCGGCTTGCCTGTGGTTCATAAATTACTGGACGACGCGAAATTGACGGCGTTGTACAAGCGGCAGCCTGAAATCGAAGAGAGTGCTCCTGAAGTCAAACTGGCGATGGCCGAATCGCGACAGGAAATGCGGGCCGAACCCAATCAGGCGTTGCTGGATGAGTTCCTGGAACAGGCCATGCCCAGCCAATCCGTTACATCAGCCACAACCGGCAATCCGGATCTGTCTCAACTGCAGGCGGCTCTGGATCAGACGGGAGAAGCAGAAGTCGTCTGTATTATTCGTCCGTTGAACAAACCACAGTCAGCCAGTCGTGTGGTGATTATCAACAAAGCCAGTTCGAAATTTGTTTCGTATCTGTCAGGCGAAGTCAGCAATCAGCCGCAGCCGACTTCGGCTCGCTTCCAGCCGGATAAAGTACTGACTCACAAGCCACACTCACAGCAACGCATGAGAGACGAACGTATCAGCCGCAGTCTGCCCCGTGTTGCCAGCGTACAGCGTCAGAGTCGTTCACAGCAACAGGAAGAGCCGACATTTCGTCCGCCTTCTTCCTTCAAACAAACGGCCCAGAAAGCGTCTGTTTCAAATCAGCAACAGAGGGCTAAAATTGAGCAGGTCAAGCAACGGCTCGAACGCTACCGCCGTTCTGAAGGATCTCGTCGTTAA
- a CDS encoding isochorismatase family protein, translating to MNTLCKLAACLSLVLLTNTGLSAEDLKLQLRSQQETSKDSGRYHRLQRTEQWKPEQTAIIVCDVWDYHHCLNAVKRLEQFAPRLDNLLKKARSQGVTIIHAPSDCMPAYQGHPARMRVMQVKHKGPIPEGIENWCSKIPSEERAVYPLDQSDGGEDDDPEEHAAWAKKLKSLGRNPALPWKSQSPLITINGDKDYISDKGDEVWRILESRGIKNVILTGVHTNMCVLGRPFGLRQLSKNGKNVVLVRDMTDTMYNPKRWPYVSHFTGNDLIISHIEKFVCPTITSDQILGGEEFTFKRDQRPHLLIVMAEAEYETNESLPEFAHQNLGKHFRVSMVFADDKDRNSIPGIEAIKDADVVLFSVRRRVLPKQAMQAIRDYVKAGKPVVGIRTASHAFSLRGKQPPKGLQDWPEFDAEVFGGNYHGHYANDLKSIVSINEAQKRNPILTGIPDKPFPQAYSLYEVLPLAKGTTVLLTAKAEGKPAEPVAWTFKRKDGGKSFYTSLGHPGDFKQPEYVRLLANGIYWAAGLNPADVSLSEKVTLHAAPHWSVVQIPDVKQAPKTEQSRWYRCVVRIPEKWMAGKPLLLKVAGAEGTEVNAWFNGTALEKTDAGFQVDCQPVAKNDANLIVLQVKGETKESDFRSVPQLISATSALPLAGRWQYRVGNDAQFANMPLPAKFGTVTDIVFKP from the coding sequence GTGAATACTTTATGCAAACTGGCTGCCTGCTTGAGTCTGGTTTTGCTGACGAACACCGGTTTGTCGGCTGAAGATCTCAAATTACAACTTCGTTCTCAACAGGAAACGAGCAAAGACTCGGGGCGCTACCATCGTTTGCAGCGCACGGAACAATGGAAGCCTGAGCAGACAGCAATCATTGTCTGCGATGTCTGGGATTATCATCACTGTTTGAACGCTGTCAAACGTCTGGAACAGTTTGCACCGCGGTTAGACAACCTGCTGAAGAAAGCGCGGTCACAGGGCGTGACCATTATTCACGCTCCCAGTGACTGTATGCCCGCTTATCAGGGGCATCCGGCCCGCATGCGGGTGATGCAGGTGAAGCACAAGGGCCCGATTCCCGAAGGAATTGAAAACTGGTGTTCGAAGATTCCCAGCGAAGAACGAGCCGTCTATCCCCTCGATCAATCGGATGGAGGCGAAGACGACGATCCGGAAGAGCACGCAGCTTGGGCGAAGAAATTGAAATCGCTGGGACGCAATCCCGCACTGCCTTGGAAGAGCCAGTCTCCTTTGATCACCATCAACGGCGACAAAGATTATATCAGCGATAAAGGGGATGAGGTCTGGCGGATTCTCGAAAGTCGCGGCATCAAGAATGTGATTCTGACCGGCGTGCATACTAACATGTGTGTGCTGGGGCGGCCCTTTGGTCTGCGTCAATTGTCGAAGAACGGAAAGAATGTCGTTCTGGTTCGCGACATGACCGACACGATGTATAACCCGAAACGCTGGCCTTACGTCAGTCATTTTACCGGCAACGATCTGATTATCTCACACATCGAAAAGTTTGTCTGTCCAACCATCACCAGCGATCAGATTCTAGGCGGTGAGGAATTTACTTTCAAACGCGATCAGCGTCCCCATTTGCTGATCGTGATGGCAGAAGCCGAGTATGAGACGAATGAGAGCCTGCCCGAATTTGCCCATCAGAATCTGGGAAAACATTTTCGGGTGAGTATGGTATTTGCCGATGACAAGGACCGCAATTCGATTCCCGGCATCGAAGCCATCAAGGATGCGGACGTCGTACTGTTCAGCGTTCGTCGGCGCGTCCTGCCGAAACAAGCGATGCAGGCGATTCGTGATTACGTCAAAGCGGGCAAGCCGGTTGTGGGAATTCGGACCGCCAGTCACGCGTTTTCGCTCAGAGGCAAACAACCCCCCAAGGGCCTGCAGGACTGGCCTGAGTTTGACGCGGAAGTATTTGGTGGCAACTATCACGGGCATTACGCCAACGATTTGAAGTCGATTGTTTCAATCAACGAAGCCCAAAAGCGAAATCCGATTCTGACGGGAATCCCCGATAAGCCCTTCCCGCAAGCGTACTCGTTATATGAAGTCTTGCCGCTGGCGAAAGGGACGACCGTGTTGCTGACCGCGAAAGCGGAAGGGAAACCGGCCGAGCCGGTCGCCTGGACCTTCAAGCGGAAAGACGGCGGCAAGTCGTTTTATACGTCGCTCGGGCATCCGGGGGATTTCAAACAACCGGAGTATGTGCGACTCTTAGCGAACGGCATCTACTGGGCCGCCGGCCTCAATCCGGCTGATGTGAGTCTTTCTGAGAAAGTCACGCTGCATGCAGCCCCACACTGGTCCGTCGTGCAGATTCCCGATGTAAAGCAAGCACCGAAAACCGAACAGAGTCGCTGGTATCGCTGCGTGGTTCGCATTCCGGAAAAGTGGATGGCGGGCAAACCGCTGCTGCTGAAAGTCGCTGGTGCGGAAGGGACTGAAGTCAACGCCTGGTTCAATGGCACGGCTCTTGAAAAGACGGACGCGGGCTTTCAAGTCGACTGTCAACCGGTGGCGAAAAACGATGCCAATTTGATTGTGCTGCAGGTGAAAGGTGAGACGAAAGAGTCCGATTTTCGTTCTGTCCCGCAACTGATCTCAGCGACAAGTGCACTCCCTTTAGCAGGGCGCTGGCAGTATCGAGTAGGCAATGATGCGCAGTTTGCGAACATGCCTTTGCCCGCGAAGTTTGGTACCGTGACCGACATTGTGTTCAAGCCGTAG
- a CDS encoding cellulase family glycosylhydrolase: protein MRTCSLIAIFYLMSANTLTAAELDWIQVSPDGKSFVTAEDQKPFVPWGFNYDHNREGQLLEDYWNTDWKTIEQDFAEMKQLGANVVRIHIQFGKFMTAPDQPRESALKKLGELLKLAERTGLYLDLTGLGCYHKQDVPGWYNQLSDVERWQAQAIFWSAVAKECAHSPAIFCYDLMNEPVVQAGKKRGTDWLGPGFGGKHFVQRITLGPDERPRPEIAAAWIKTLVEAIRKQDQRHLITVGLVPWSLERRGLQSGFVPDKVSQHLDFICVHLYPEKGKVKEALETLKGFDVGKPLVIEETFPLKSSPQEFEEFLLKSKQYADGWIGFYWGQTPEELKQGKTIGDALTASWLKFFEKNGPQFKGEQ from the coding sequence ATGCGAACTTGCTCTCTGATCGCAATCTTCTATTTAATGTCTGCCAATACTCTGACGGCAGCCGAACTGGATTGGATTCAAGTCAGCCCGGACGGAAAATCATTCGTGACTGCAGAAGACCAGAAGCCGTTTGTCCCCTGGGGATTCAACTACGATCACAACCGAGAGGGACAACTTCTCGAAGATTACTGGAACACCGACTGGAAAACGATCGAGCAGGACTTCGCCGAAATGAAACAGCTCGGCGCGAATGTCGTACGGATTCATATTCAGTTCGGCAAATTCATGACGGCCCCCGATCAACCGCGTGAATCCGCATTAAAAAAACTGGGAGAGCTGCTGAAACTCGCCGAACGCACGGGCCTGTATCTCGACCTGACTGGGTTGGGCTGTTATCACAAACAGGATGTCCCCGGCTGGTACAATCAATTGAGTGATGTAGAGCGCTGGCAAGCTCAGGCAATTTTCTGGTCCGCCGTCGCTAAAGAATGCGCCCACAGTCCCGCCATCTTCTGCTACGACTTAATGAATGAACCGGTGGTTCAGGCGGGCAAGAAGAGAGGAACCGACTGGCTCGGACCCGGGTTTGGCGGCAAGCATTTTGTGCAACGGATTACGCTCGGTCCTGATGAACGCCCGCGTCCCGAGATCGCAGCCGCCTGGATCAAAACACTCGTGGAGGCGATCCGCAAACAGGACCAGCGACATCTCATTACCGTGGGTCTCGTCCCCTGGAGTCTGGAACGCCGTGGTCTGCAGTCTGGTTTTGTTCCCGACAAAGTCAGCCAACATCTGGATTTTATCTGCGTGCACCTCTATCCCGAAAAAGGGAAAGTGAAAGAGGCACTCGAAACACTGAAAGGCTTTGACGTCGGCAAACCGCTGGTGATTGAAGAAACGTTCCCGCTCAAAAGCTCGCCTCAGGAATTCGAAGAGTTTCTCCTGAAATCAAAACAATACGCCGACGGCTGGATCGGTTTCTACTGGGGCCAAACCCCAGAAGAACTGAAACAGGGCAAAACGATCGGCGATGCCCTCACGGCCAGCTGGCTGAAGTTCTTTGAGAAAAACGGTCCCCAATTTAAAGGTGAGCAATGA
- a CDS encoding sialidase family protein, with the protein MKKLIPVCIIVGLLAVGIDTLTAADESQPLTYEVDLRTVTEGFDGKTCWVQARAGAIPQTGLFPSTVVLTTQKLLLTGSDVFYALNEFRTSDGENWVGPIKHDTLARRRLSDTREIAICDFTPGWHAKTKKLLGTGHSVRYENNKVMHVRKRSVAYSVYNQKDHTWSEWTTMPMPDRPEFENCGAGSAQRVDLEDGTILLPVYFKTKTAKQYSSAVVLCDFDGEKLTYKKHGSAHTIPVKRGLYEPSLTKFQNKYYLTMRNDEKGYVSVSEDGLNYSEPIVWKFDDGQELGNYNTQQHWVTHSEKLYLVYTRRGANNDHVFRHRAPLFMAEVDPKTLRVIQKTERIIVPEKGARMGNFAVVDISPSETWVVVAEWMQPIGIEKYGSNNRIYTSRIKWSKPAKSE; encoded by the coding sequence ATGAAAAAATTGATCCCTGTTTGTATTATTGTTGGTTTGCTGGCTGTTGGAATTGATACCCTCACAGCCGCTGATGAATCGCAGCCGTTGACGTATGAGGTCGATTTGCGAACTGTCACAGAAGGCTTTGACGGTAAAACCTGCTGGGTGCAGGCGCGTGCCGGTGCGATTCCCCAAACAGGGCTATTTCCCTCGACCGTGGTGCTGACAACCCAAAAGTTATTACTCACCGGCTCCGATGTGTTTTATGCCTTGAATGAATTTCGAACCAGTGATGGAGAAAACTGGGTAGGACCGATCAAGCATGACACACTCGCGCGTCGCCGTTTATCAGACACGCGCGAAATTGCGATCTGCGATTTTACACCCGGCTGGCACGCGAAGACGAAAAAACTGCTGGGGACCGGACACTCGGTGCGTTACGAAAATAACAAGGTGATGCACGTTCGCAAACGGAGCGTGGCGTATTCGGTTTACAATCAGAAAGATCATACCTGGTCAGAGTGGACAACGATGCCGATGCCGGATCGGCCGGAATTCGAAAACTGCGGCGCCGGTTCGGCCCAGCGTGTGGATCTGGAAGACGGCACGATTCTACTGCCCGTGTACTTCAAAACTAAAACAGCAAAACAATACAGTTCTGCAGTGGTGCTCTGTGACTTCGATGGCGAAAAACTGACGTACAAAAAGCATGGCAGCGCGCACACGATTCCCGTGAAGCGTGGTCTCTATGAGCCGTCTCTCACGAAGTTCCAGAATAAATATTATCTGACAATGCGGAATGACGAAAAGGGCTATGTCTCTGTCAGTGAGGATGGCTTGAACTATTCCGAGCCGATCGTCTGGAAATTCGACGATGGTCAGGAACTGGGCAACTATAACACGCAGCAGCACTGGGTGACGCACAGCGAAAAACTGTATCTGGTTTATACGCGTCGCGGTGCGAATAATGATCACGTCTTCCGTCATCGGGCACCGCTGTTCATGGCAGAAGTCGACCCGAAAACACTGCGTGTGATTCAAAAGACCGAACGGATTATCGTTCCGGAAAAAGGGGCGCGGATGGGGAACTTTGCCGTCGTTGACATCAGCCCCTCTGAGACGTGGGTTGTGGTGGCCGAGTGGATGCAGCCAATCGGCATTGAAAAATACGGGAGTAACAACCGGATTTATACATCCCGGATCAAGTGGTCAAAGCCTGCGAAGTCGGAGTAG
- a CDS encoding polysaccharide biosynthesis protein: MTEQREPQPPRRSWPRRMLNRMEVNRAVFYALVNRGWQFLSGPVTLLLIVAFFSSETQGYYYNFGALIALQTFVEMGMQVVTLYLASHEWAQLEIDERGYLTGDVSALSRLRSLAALVVKWYSIAGTLFVAAIGTAGYFFLASQPASDLIWRAPWFCVVGLTALSLMAAPCVALLEGCNQVSVTNRYRALQGIMGTLVVWLCISSGAGLWTCVAISAVRLFWELWLILVHYRRFFASLWKPVTGPQVSWSEEVWPLHWKLAIQAMAAYFTSSFVIPLMFNYQGAEVSGQLGMTWTSLMTLQMAAYAWMLTRAPLFGTLVSQNDIPELNRVFRRLFQVSTTVLLTGGAIFCLVVWMLQAIQGVELSAAWQALEPVWNLIQKVQGRILPLYPTVLLTLAIFPIHIAQCVMAYIRPFKQEPFLMLNTACQLMTGLLVWYLGKNYGPVGAGWGFLLVGYFLTVPGFLWILKRFIMQRKSLVVRD; encoded by the coding sequence ATGACCGAACAGCGGGAACCTCAACCACCCAGGCGCAGTTGGCCCCGTCGCATGCTGAACCGCATGGAAGTCAACCGGGCGGTCTTTTATGCGCTGGTGAATCGAGGTTGGCAGTTTCTCTCAGGGCCCGTGACGCTGTTATTGATCGTCGCGTTTTTTTCCAGTGAGACGCAAGGTTACTATTACAACTTTGGTGCGCTGATTGCGCTGCAGACGTTTGTTGAAATGGGGATGCAGGTAGTAACACTGTATCTGGCCAGTCACGAATGGGCTCAATTGGAAATTGATGAGCGGGGTTATTTAACCGGCGACGTGTCGGCATTGTCCCGTTTGCGCAGTCTGGCGGCACTGGTAGTGAAATGGTACTCAATCGCAGGGACGCTGTTTGTGGCGGCTATTGGGACGGCCGGCTATTTTTTCCTGGCGTCTCAGCCGGCGTCCGATTTGATCTGGCGTGCTCCCTGGTTTTGCGTCGTGGGATTGACTGCCCTCAGTTTGATGGCGGCTCCCTGCGTTGCACTCCTGGAAGGCTGCAATCAGGTTTCAGTGACGAATCGGTATCGGGCACTGCAGGGGATCATGGGAACGCTGGTCGTCTGGCTTTGTATTTCCAGTGGCGCCGGCTTGTGGACGTGCGTGGCAATTTCTGCGGTGCGTCTGTTTTGGGAACTGTGGCTGATTCTCGTTCATTATCGACGTTTTTTCGCGTCATTGTGGAAGCCTGTGACGGGACCCCAGGTGAGCTGGTCGGAAGAGGTCTGGCCTCTCCATTGGAAACTGGCAATTCAGGCAATGGCTGCTTACTTCACCAGTTCTTTTGTGATTCCCCTGATGTTCAACTATCAGGGCGCTGAAGTCTCCGGGCAACTGGGAATGACGTGGACTTCTTTAATGACGTTGCAAATGGCCGCCTATGCGTGGATGCTGACGCGAGCGCCCTTATTCGGCACACTGGTTTCACAAAACGACATACCAGAATTGAATCGTGTCTTTCGTCGGTTGTTTCAGGTTTCGACGACGGTTCTGCTGACGGGGGGAGCCATTTTTTGTCTGGTCGTCTGGATGCTGCAGGCGATACAGGGGGTGGAACTGTCGGCGGCGTGGCAGGCGTTGGAACCGGTCTGGAATCTGATTCAGAAAGTGCAAGGCCGCATTCTGCCCCTCTATCCGACCGTGCTGCTGACACTGGCCATATTTCCGATTCATATCGCCCAGTGTGTGATGGCGTATATCCGTCCGTTTAAACAGGAGCCGTTCCTGATGTTGAATACTGCGTGCCAACTGATGACCGGGTTACTGGTCTGGTATCTGGGAAAAAATTATGGCCCGGTGGGCGCGGGTTGGGGCTTTCTGCTGGTAGGTTATTTCCTGACCGTGCCCGGGTTTTTATGGATTCTCAAACGGTTTATAATGCAGCGGAAATCGCTGGTCGTTCGTGATTGA